One Lepus europaeus isolate LE1 chromosome 7, mLepTim1.pri, whole genome shotgun sequence DNA segment encodes these proteins:
- the LOC133764552 gene encoding olfactory receptor 52M1, whose translation MFTSYNACFVPTSFWLTGIPGLESLHIWISIPFASMYVVAVMGNITILGVVKMERSLHQPMYFFLCMLAVIDLVLSTSTIPKLLAIFWFGACNIALDACLTQMFFIHCFATVESGIFLAMAFDRYVAICDPLHHTSILTHAVVRRLGLAALLRGILYIGPLPLLIRVRLHLYRTQIITHSYCEHMAVVTLACGDTRVNNLYGMGIGFLVLILDSLAITASYVMIFRAIMGLTTPEARLKTLGTCGSHICAILIFYIPIAVSSLTHRFGHNVPPHIHILLANFYLLIPPILNPVVYAVRTKQIRERLLHILKTGAQPK comes from the coding sequence ATGTTTACCTCTTATAATGCCTGCTTTGTACCTACCTCTTTCTGGCTCACTGGCATCCCAGGACTGGAGTCCCTACACATCTGGATCTCCATCCCCTTTGCTTCCATGTATGTGGTGGCTGTGATGGGAAACATCACTATCCTTGGAGTAGTAAAGATGGAGAGGAGTCTGCATCAGCCTATGTACTTCTTTCTGTGCATGTTGGCAGTCATTGACTTGGTCCTCTCAACCTCTACCATTCCCAAACTACTGGCCATCTTCTGGTTTGGTGCCTGTAACATTGCCTTGGATGCTTGTTTGACCCAGATGTtcttcatccactgctttgccaCTGTTGAGTCAGGCATCTTCCTTGCCATGGCTTTTGATCgctatgtggccatttgtgacCCACTCCACCATACCTCCATACTCACCCATGCAGTAGTGAGACGTTTGGGGCTGGCTGCCCTCCTCCGGGGGATACTCTATATTGGACCTCTACCCCTACTGATTCGCGTGAGACTGCACCTTTATCGGACCCAAATCATTACCCATTCCTACTGTGAGCACATGGCTGTGGTCACCTTGGCATGTGGTGACACAAGGGTCAACAACTTATATGGAATGGGAATAGGCTTCCTTGTGTTAATCCTAGATTCATTAGCCATCACTGCCTCTTACGTGATGATTTTCAGGGCTATAATGGGGTTGACTACCCCTGAAGCTAGGCTTAAAACCTTAGGGACATGTGGTTCTCATATCTGCGCCATCCTCATCTTCTATATTCCTATTGCTGTCTCCTCTCTCACCCATCGCTTTGGGCATAATGTGCCTCCCCATATCCATATCCTTTTGGCCAACTTTTATCTCCTCATCCCACCCATCCTCAACCCAGTTGTCTATGCTGTCCGTACAAAGCAGATCCGAGAGAGGCTTCTCCATATTCTTAAGACAGGTGCTCAACCCAAGTGA